Proteins encoded in a region of the Nitrospirota bacterium genome:
- a CDS encoding polyprenyl synthetase family protein: MADVWEAYRDELDSVERQVRTNLDSSVALVNTVAAHILNSGGKRIRPLLLLLSARLCGYTGRDHHQLGSLVEFIHTATLLHDDVVDDADIRRGQRTARKIWGNQISILVGDYLYSKAICQIVDFRSQGINEVLAEACKKMAEGEVLQLYYNGNPAMPELEYLKVVEHKTAGLIAASCRMGAILADATEAQQDALFRFGQYLGMAFQVADDTLDYTANGERLGKTLGQDLRQGKATLPLLHLLHHCSEQDRQMIIDRMETRTLTEGDLGRLIRLMEEFGSITHAMDRAQTYVASAQQELSQFEDSTAKRALSVAADYMVTRDR; this comes from the coding sequence ATGGCGGACGTCTGGGAGGCGTACCGCGATGAACTGGACAGTGTGGAGCGCCAGGTCCGAACGAACCTCGACTCCAGTGTTGCACTCGTCAATACCGTTGCCGCCCATATCCTCAACAGCGGCGGAAAACGAATCAGACCGCTCTTACTCCTCCTCTCTGCCCGTCTCTGCGGCTATACCGGCCGCGACCATCATCAGCTCGGCAGTCTGGTGGAGTTCATTCATACCGCGACCCTGCTCCACGACGATGTGGTCGACGACGCGGATATCCGCCGGGGCCAGCGAACCGCCCGGAAAATCTGGGGCAACCAAATCAGCATCCTCGTCGGCGACTACCTCTATTCCAAGGCCATCTGCCAGATCGTCGACTTCCGGAGCCAGGGGATCAACGAAGTGCTCGCCGAGGCCTGCAAAAAGATGGCGGAAGGCGAAGTGCTGCAGCTCTATTACAATGGCAACCCCGCCATGCCGGAATTGGAATATCTCAAAGTGGTCGAACACAAGACGGCCGGCCTGATTGCCGCCTCCTGCCGCATGGGCGCTATTCTCGCCGACGCCACAGAGGCCCAGCAGGATGCGCTCTTCCGGTTTGGTCAATATCTCGGGATGGCATTTCAAGTCGCCGACGATACGCTCGACTACACGGCCAACGGCGAACGGTTGGGCAAAACGCTGGGACAGGACCTCCGCCAGGGCAAGGCCACGTTGCCGCTGCTCCATCTGCTGCATCATTGCTCCGAGCAGGACCGGCAGATGATCATCGACCGCATGGAAACCAGGACGCTGACGGAGGGAGACCTCGGGCGGCTGATTCGCCTCATGGAAGAGTTCGGCTCGATTACCCATGCCATGGATCGCGCACAAACCTACGTGGCCTCGGCTCAACAAGAACTCAGTCAGTTCGAAGACAGTACGGCCAAGCGAGCCCTTTCGGTGGCCGCCGACTACATGGTTACCCGCGATCGATAG
- the gltB gene encoding glutamate synthase large subunit: MSIPGLPPKQGLYDPEQEKDSCGVGFVVNIKGEKSHTIVQQGLQILVNLSHRGAQGCDPCTGDGAGILLQVPHEFLQRVTGDVGVTLPNAGEYGVGMVFLPPQVDARQQCEALVSTIIGEEGARLLGWRDVPVKSDAIGPVARSTEPFMRQVFIARDVLNEGQFERKLYVIRKRVEKAVRESAIQGRDYFYISSLSANTIVYKGLLLPEQMSDYYQDLKDERLTSALALVHSRFSTNTFPTWPLAHPYRYICHNGEINTLKGNVNWMRARQGRLNSELFGEDLAKLYPIVSEQQSDSACLDNAVEFLTMGGRSLPHVMMMLIPEPWVANPQMDLDRRGFYEYHAAMQEPWDGPAAVCFTDGKFIGATLDRNGLRPCRYQVTTDGLVILASEAGVLPMDPQKIRQKGRLMPGRMFMVDTVKGRIIDDEEVKAEIVSRKPYRSWVTQYRISLDELPDPSNVPQPDHPTIRQRQQAFGYTVEELKMVITPMVVEGQEATSSMGTDTPLAVLSERPQLLFKYFKQLFAQVTNPPIDPIREELVMSLTTSIGPKPNLMDENPESCRRIRVKQPILTNAELQKIREIADPHFKSKTLKMLFRVAEGPEGLGAAVDELCRQASQAIKEGYKFLILSDRGVNEEWAPIPSLLGIASVHHHLVRDCTRTEVGLIVETGEPRDVHHFACLIGYGAGTVNPYLLFESIVDLERDGYFPEGLDAQTAEGKFIKAINKGLLKIFSKMGISTVQSYCGAQIFEAIGLNHDLIGRYFTGTPSRVEGIGIREVGDETLRRHRLAYEPAPIRQLDFGGEIHYRVQGEHHNWNPDTIYKLQHATRSNDPKTFAEFSQLVNDESKRRSNLRGLLEFKFLPEPIPVEEVESAKEIVKRFTTGAMSFGSISKEAHETLAIAMNRLGAKSNTGEGGEDPERFKPMPNGDSKNSYIKQVASARFGVTSHYLVNAKELQIKMAQGAKPGEGGQLPGHKVDENIAKFRYATPGVQLISPPPHHDIYSIEDLAQLIFDLKNSNPDAAVSVKLVSEVGVGTIAAGVAKAHADKVLISGDSGGTGASPLSSIKYAGVPWELGLAETHQTLVLNDLRGRIRVETDGQMKTGRDVAIATLLGAEEFGFATAPLIVEGCIMMRKCHLNTCPVGIATQDPALRKKFAGQPEHIVNFFFFIAEELRQIMAKLGFRTINEMVGRVDKLKVHKAVDHWKAKGLDLTPLLQAPNVGPEVARYCVQKQDHGLAGVLDNKLIELCKPALEKKEKVTLELPIRNVNRTVGTMLSSRVAKRYGLEGLPEDTITIKFTGSAGQSFGAFLSRGITLILEGESNDYLGKGLSGGKIIVFPPKQALYVPEETILIGNTSLYGGTQGEAYCYGMAGERFAVRNSGVRAVVEGTGDHGCEYMTGGVVVVLGRTGRNFAAGMSGGVAFVLNELDKFQSRCNLGMVELEKVTTAEDKKTLHEMITSHFMHTGSRNAKRILDSWEAMLPKFEKVMPVDYKRVLEERKKKAASIK, from the coding sequence ATGAGCATCCCCGGGCTTCCACCGAAGCAAGGCCTCTACGACCCTGAACAGGAGAAGGACTCCTGTGGCGTCGGCTTTGTCGTCAACATCAAGGGCGAAAAATCCCATACGATTGTGCAGCAGGGGCTGCAGATTCTCGTGAACCTCAGCCATCGGGGGGCGCAAGGCTGCGATCCCTGTACGGGGGATGGCGCAGGGATCCTGCTCCAAGTTCCGCACGAATTTCTCCAGCGTGTCACCGGCGATGTGGGGGTCACGTTACCCAATGCCGGGGAATATGGCGTGGGGATGGTGTTTCTTCCGCCTCAGGTCGATGCGCGGCAACAATGTGAAGCGCTCGTCAGTACAATTATCGGCGAGGAGGGAGCCCGGCTCCTCGGGTGGCGCGATGTGCCGGTCAAGAGCGATGCGATCGGCCCCGTGGCCCGCAGCACCGAGCCGTTTATGCGGCAGGTCTTCATTGCCCGCGATGTTCTCAACGAAGGGCAGTTTGAACGGAAGCTCTATGTCATTCGCAAGCGGGTAGAAAAGGCCGTTCGTGAATCGGCGATTCAGGGGCGCGACTACTTCTACATCTCGAGCCTGTCGGCGAACACCATTGTGTACAAGGGCCTGCTGCTTCCCGAGCAGATGTCGGACTATTACCAGGACTTGAAGGATGAGCGCCTGACGAGCGCGCTGGCCCTCGTCCATTCCCGCTTCAGCACGAATACGTTCCCCACCTGGCCCCTGGCCCATCCCTATCGCTATATTTGCCATAACGGCGAGATCAATACGCTCAAGGGCAACGTGAATTGGATGCGCGCTCGGCAAGGCCGGCTCAACTCTGAATTGTTCGGCGAGGATCTGGCCAAGCTCTACCCGATCGTCTCCGAGCAGCAGAGCGACTCCGCTTGTTTGGACAATGCCGTGGAATTCCTGACCATGGGTGGCCGGTCTCTCCCGCACGTGATGATGATGTTGATTCCCGAACCCTGGGTGGCGAATCCGCAAATGGATCTCGACCGGCGCGGATTCTACGAGTATCACGCGGCGATGCAGGAGCCCTGGGACGGTCCGGCGGCAGTCTGTTTCACCGACGGGAAATTCATCGGCGCGACGCTCGATCGCAACGGCCTGCGTCCCTGCCGCTATCAAGTGACGACGGACGGCCTGGTGATCTTGGCGTCGGAAGCCGGTGTATTGCCGATGGATCCTCAGAAGATCCGGCAGAAGGGGCGCCTCATGCCGGGCCGGATGTTCATGGTGGATACGGTGAAGGGGCGCATCATCGATGACGAGGAAGTGAAGGCCGAGATCGTCAGCCGCAAGCCCTACCGGTCCTGGGTCACGCAGTATCGGATTTCGCTCGACGAGTTGCCCGATCCCAGCAATGTGCCGCAGCCGGATCACCCGACGATCCGCCAGCGTCAGCAGGCCTTCGGCTACACGGTCGAAGAGTTGAAGATGGTCATCACCCCCATGGTGGTGGAGGGGCAGGAAGCCACCTCGTCGATGGGCACGGATACGCCGTTGGCGGTGCTCTCCGAGCGGCCGCAATTGCTCTTCAAGTATTTCAAGCAGCTGTTCGCCCAGGTCACGAATCCACCGATCGACCCGATCCGTGAAGAACTGGTCATGTCGCTGACCACCAGCATCGGGCCTAAGCCGAACTTGATGGATGAAAATCCGGAGTCCTGCCGCCGCATCCGGGTCAAACAGCCGATTCTGACCAACGCCGAGCTCCAGAAGATTCGCGAGATCGCCGATCCGCATTTTAAGAGTAAAACGCTGAAGATGCTGTTCAGGGTGGCTGAGGGGCCTGAGGGACTCGGAGCTGCCGTCGACGAGCTCTGCCGACAGGCCTCCCAGGCGATTAAAGAAGGCTACAAATTTCTGATTCTGAGCGATCGCGGGGTCAACGAAGAATGGGCGCCGATTCCGAGCCTCCTGGGCATCGCCTCCGTCCACCATCACCTGGTGCGCGACTGCACGAGGACCGAAGTCGGCCTCATTGTGGAAACCGGCGAGCCCCGCGATGTGCACCATTTCGCCTGTTTGATCGGCTATGGAGCCGGGACGGTGAATCCCTATCTCCTGTTCGAATCGATTGTGGACCTGGAGCGCGATGGCTACTTCCCCGAGGGGTTGGATGCGCAGACCGCGGAAGGCAAGTTCATCAAAGCGATTAATAAAGGTCTGCTCAAGATCTTCTCGAAGATGGGCATCTCGACGGTGCAATCCTACTGCGGCGCGCAGATTTTCGAGGCCATCGGATTGAATCACGACCTCATTGGCCGCTACTTCACCGGTACGCCCTCGCGAGTGGAGGGGATCGGCATCCGCGAGGTCGGCGACGAAACATTGCGGCGGCATCGTTTGGCCTATGAACCGGCGCCGATCCGACAGTTGGATTTCGGCGGGGAAATTCACTATCGCGTCCAGGGTGAGCATCACAACTGGAATCCTGACACGATTTATAAGCTGCAGCATGCGACGAGGAGCAACGATCCGAAGACCTTCGCCGAGTTTTCTCAGCTCGTGAACGATGAGAGCAAGCGGCGTTCGAACTTGCGCGGGCTGCTCGAATTCAAGTTCCTGCCCGAGCCGATTCCGGTCGAGGAAGTGGAATCGGCAAAAGAGATCGTCAAGCGATTCACGACCGGCGCGATGTCCTTCGGCTCGATCAGCAAGGAAGCACACGAGACGCTGGCCATTGCGATGAACCGTCTGGGCGCGAAGAGCAACACCGGCGAAGGCGGCGAAGATCCCGAGCGATTCAAGCCGATGCCCAACGGGGATTCGAAGAACAGCTATATCAAGCAGGTGGCGTCCGCGCGATTCGGCGTGACGAGTCATTATCTGGTCAATGCGAAAGAACTCCAGATCAAGATGGCGCAGGGGGCCAAGCCGGGCGAGGGCGGACAGTTGCCGGGGCACAAAGTCGATGAGAACATTGCGAAGTTCCGTTATGCCACGCCTGGCGTGCAGCTCATTTCGCCGCCGCCGCACCACGACATCTATTCCATCGAGGATCTGGCGCAGCTCATTTTCGATTTGAAGAATTCCAATCCGGACGCAGCGGTGTCCGTGAAGCTTGTGTCGGAAGTGGGCGTCGGGACCATTGCGGCCGGGGTCGCCAAGGCCCATGCGGACAAGGTGCTCATCAGCGGCGATTCCGGCGGCACCGGTGCGTCGCCGCTCTCGTCCATCAAGTATGCGGGAGTGCCGTGGGAACTGGGCCTGGCCGAAACGCATCAGACCCTCGTGCTCAACGATCTCCGTGGCCGCATCCGGGTGGAGACCGACGGGCAAATGAAGACCGGACGGGACGTGGCGATCGCTACCCTGTTGGGCGCCGAGGAGTTCGGGTTTGCCACCGCGCCCTTGATCGTCGAGGGCTGCATCATGATGCGGAAATGCCACCTCAATACCTGTCCCGTCGGCATTGCGACTCAGGATCCGGCCCTGCGAAAGAAGTTTGCCGGGCAGCCTGAACATATCGTCAATTTCTTCTTCTTCATCGCCGAAGAACTGCGACAGATCATGGCCAAGCTGGGCTTCCGGACCATCAACGAGATGGTCGGGCGTGTCGATAAATTGAAGGTCCACAAGGCCGTCGACCATTGGAAGGCCAAGGGGCTCGATCTGACCCCTCTCTTGCAGGCTCCCAATGTGGGGCCGGAGGTTGCACGCTACTGTGTGCAGAAGCAGGATCACGGTCTTGCGGGCGTGCTCGACAACAAACTGATCGAGCTCTGTAAGCCAGCGCTGGAGAAGAAAGAGAAAGTTACACTCGAGCTACCGATTCGTAATGTGAATCGCACGGTCGGAACGATGCTCTCCAGCCGCGTGGCGAAACGATACGGGCTTGAGGGCCTGCCGGAAGATACCATCACGATCAAGTTCACGGGGTCTGCCGGGCAGTCGTTCGGCGCGTTCCTGTCTCGCGGGATCACGCTCATCCTCGAAGGCGAGTCCAACGACTATCTGGGTAAGGGACTCTCCGGCGGAAAGATTATTGTCTTTCCCCCGAAGCAGGCGCTGTATGTGCCGGAGGAAACGATCCTCATCGGCAATACCTCGCTCTACGGCGGGACACAGGGCGAAGCCTATTGTTACGGCATGGCGGGCGAGCGGTTTGCGGTGCGGAACAGCGGCGTCAGGGCGGTGGTCGAAGGGACCGGCGATCACGGCTGCGAGTATATGACCGGCGGGGTGGTCGTGGTCTTGGGCCGGACGGGACGCAACTTTGCGGCCGGCATGTCGGGCGGCGTGGCTTTCGTGCTGAACGAACTCGACAAGTTTCAGTCCCGCTGCAACCTCGGCATGGTGGAATTAGAGAAGGTCACGACGGCGGAAGACAAGAAGACGCTGCATGAGATGATCACGTCGCACTTTATGCATACCGGCAGCCGGAACGCGAAGCGTATTCTGGATAGCTGGGAAGCGATGCTGCCGAAGTTCGAGAAGGTGATGCCGGTCGATTACAAGCGAGTCTTGGAAGAGCGCAAGAAGAAAGCCGCCTCGATCAAGTAA
- a CDS encoding glutamate synthase subunit beta, with the protein MGDPKGFMKYAREGPKRKPVELRVLEWKEMYEPLAEEKLKTQGARCMDCGVPFCQGSTGCPVVNLIPEWNDLVYRGRWKDALKALHTTNNFPEFTGRLCPAPCEGACVLGINEDPVSIRILEWNIIDRGFNEGYVEPVLPVVQTGKTVAIVGSGPAGMAAAQQLARAGHRVTLFEKSDRIGGLLRYGIPDFKMEKWVIDRRLDQMKAEGVEFKTGVTIGKDITGEQLRKQFDAVGLTMGAEQARELPIPGRELKGVHLAMEFLTQQNRRTSGLPITDEPISAKGKRVIIIGGGDTGSDCLGTAHRQGCAEAHQFEVLPEPPPTRAGSTPWPLWPMQLRTSHAHEEGCDRQWSISTTKFTGENGQVTKLHGNRVKFENGKFTPIPDSDFTMDADLILLAMGFTGPVKNGLLDSLGVKYDARGAVSVDEGFMTNLDGVFAGGDTKRGASLIVWAIAEGRKMAAGMDKYLQAGKSAKTGR; encoded by the coding sequence ATGGGTGATCCAAAAGGTTTCATGAAATATGCCCGCGAGGGGCCCAAGCGGAAACCGGTCGAGCTGCGCGTGCTCGAGTGGAAGGAAATGTACGAGCCGCTCGCCGAGGAGAAGCTCAAGACGCAAGGCGCGCGTTGCATGGATTGCGGCGTCCCCTTCTGTCAGGGGTCGACCGGCTGTCCAGTCGTGAATCTGATTCCTGAGTGGAACGATCTCGTCTATCGTGGCCGCTGGAAAGACGCGCTCAAGGCGCTCCATACGACGAACAATTTCCCCGAGTTCACCGGCCGCCTCTGCCCGGCGCCCTGTGAAGGGGCCTGCGTGCTCGGCATCAACGAAGATCCGGTCTCGATCAGGATTCTCGAGTGGAACATCATCGACCGTGGCTTCAATGAGGGCTACGTCGAACCGGTTCTTCCCGTGGTGCAGACGGGCAAGACGGTGGCGATTGTCGGGTCAGGTCCGGCTGGTATGGCCGCGGCGCAGCAGCTCGCGCGCGCCGGCCATCGCGTCACACTCTTCGAGAAGTCCGATCGTATCGGCGGCCTGCTGCGCTACGGCATCCCCGATTTTAAAATGGAAAAGTGGGTCATCGACCGTCGGCTGGATCAGATGAAGGCCGAGGGGGTCGAGTTCAAGACCGGCGTGACCATCGGGAAAGATATCACGGGTGAGCAGTTGCGGAAGCAGTTCGACGCCGTCGGCCTCACCATGGGTGCAGAGCAGGCCCGCGAGTTACCGATTCCTGGCCGCGAACTCAAGGGTGTGCATCTCGCGATGGAGTTTTTGACCCAGCAGAACAGACGCACGTCGGGCCTTCCCATTACGGATGAGCCGATCTCGGCGAAGGGCAAGCGCGTCATTATCATTGGCGGCGGCGATACCGGCTCGGACTGTCTCGGGACTGCCCATCGGCAGGGTTGCGCCGAAGCCCATCAGTTTGAAGTGCTGCCGGAGCCTCCTCCAACCCGCGCGGGCTCGACCCCCTGGCCGCTCTGGCCGATGCAGCTTCGCACGTCGCATGCGCATGAAGAGGGCTGCGACCGGCAATGGAGCATCTCGACCACCAAGTTCACCGGCGAAAATGGCCAGGTGACGAAGCTGCACGGTAATCGCGTGAAGTTCGAGAACGGCAAGTTCACGCCGATTCCCGACAGCGACTTCACGATGGATGCGGATTTGATTCTCCTGGCGATGGGCTTCACCGGCCCGGTGAAGAACGGCCTGCTCGACAGCCTGGGCGTGAAGTACGACGCACGCGGTGCAGTGTCGGTGGACGAAGGCTTCATGACCAACCTCGACGGCGTCTTTGCCGGCGGCGATACCAAGCGCGGGGCCTCGCTCATCGTCTGGGCGATAGCCGAAGGGCGCAAGATGGCGGCAGGCATGGACAAGTATCTGCAAGCCGGCAAGTCTGCCAAAACAGGCCGCTGA
- a CDS encoding FRG domain-containing protein, with product MAEQNIISDLASLEKAILLMESKFSSTPDFWWRGHSLLEWDLVPSVYRLGRDVDEHNYAWTFLQYAPSRYERCPAEKNWAAWLFLMQHYGVPTRLLDWTKSALIGLYFAVADPQHDEKPGALWGLQPSLLNKFQASIDGLIPVDDDRVRRLAEDAFAHMMPKKSQQIIAVPTQQRDVRHLVQESMFTLHGSSQPLNKFEISKEYLVYWEIPSSSKSRLRYTLDRMGMNGANLFPDLENLARHVGSLEFRKPDV from the coding sequence ATGGCAGAGCAAAACATTATTTCTGATCTAGCTTCACTTGAGAAAGCCATTTTGCTGATGGAGTCAAAGTTCAGCAGTACACCAGATTTCTGGTGGCGAGGTCACTCTTTGCTGGAGTGGGATCTGGTCCCAAGCGTCTATAGGTTGGGACGAGATGTCGACGAGCATAACTACGCATGGACATTTCTCCAGTATGCGCCATCTAGGTATGAACGATGCCCGGCAGAAAAGAATTGGGCTGCATGGCTATTTCTTATGCAGCACTACGGTGTACCGACCAGACTATTGGATTGGACTAAATCTGCCCTGATAGGTCTTTATTTCGCGGTTGCAGACCCTCAACATGATGAAAAGCCAGGAGCTCTATGGGGGTTGCAGCCGAGTCTTTTGAATAAATTCCAAGCTTCTATAGATGGTCTAATTCCGGTTGACGATGATCGCGTTAGGAGACTAGCCGAGGACGCTTTTGCCCACATGATGCCGAAAAAGTCGCAGCAAATAATTGCTGTTCCTACTCAGCAACGCGACGTGAGGCATCTGGTGCAGGAGTCAATGTTTACGTTGCATGGAAGTAGTCAGCCATTAAACAAGTTTGAGATCAGTAAAGAATATCTTGTTTATTGGGAAATCCCGTCCTCTTCAAAGAGTCGATTGAGATACACTTTAGACAGGATGGGGATGAACGGTGCAAACCTGTTCCCTGATCTTGAAAACCTAGCTCGCCACGTTGGCTCCCTGGAATTCCGAAAACCCGATGTTTGA
- a CDS encoding type II toxin-antitoxin system VapB family antitoxin: MRSSIDINKTLLLKALKVTGLSTKGAVVAEGLRLLIKVNGQGRIRRLRGKIDFVGHVLNARMEDRVQ, encoded by the coding sequence ATGCGATCCAGCATCGACATCAATAAGACTCTCTTGCTGAAGGCTCTGAAAGTCACCGGCCTTAGTACCAAAGGGGCAGTTGTTGCAGAAGGTCTTCGTCTGCTTATCAAAGTGAACGGGCAGGGAAGAATTCGTCGGCTTCGAGGGAAGATCGACTTTGTAGGACATGTGTTAAACGCAAGAATGGAGGATCGAGTTCAATGA
- a CDS encoding DUF5069 domain-containing protein — MSAQTYPRSPKALLGGIAHLGRLIDKVRLRHAGKIQDYNYITAGFDKYLVDFLAIDPKAFEQQVLAGGTDEQLLAWVVANGKPHSHEEIAQWSQGLLSSGPKDDATRARLQVRLDDVAKKRGVAVSSLPPASTWVDAIELDEGRL; from the coding sequence ATGAGTGCTCAAACCTATCCCCGTAGTCCCAAAGCCCTGCTCGGTGGCATTGCCCACTTGGGGCGGTTGATCGATAAGGTTCGTCTGCGGCATGCAGGCAAGATTCAGGACTACAACTACATCACCGCCGGGTTCGATAAGTACCTGGTCGATTTTCTGGCGATCGATCCGAAGGCCTTTGAGCAACAAGTATTGGCCGGTGGGACGGATGAGCAATTGCTCGCCTGGGTTGTGGCGAACGGCAAGCCGCATTCGCACGAGGAGATCGCCCAGTGGTCGCAGGGGCTGCTCTCGTCCGGTCCAAAAGATGACGCCACTCGTGCCAGGCTTCAGGTTCGGCTGGATGATGTTGCCAAGAAGCGTGGCGTCGCAGTCAGCTCGCTCCCTCCTGCCTCAACATGGGTGGATGCAATCGAACTCGACGAAGGGCGATTGTAG
- a CDS encoding signal peptidase, giving the protein MTRTVASLTAAAVLYAFTGALAQAPEAVPAPAAPAPAVSAPAAAPAPAMEAPKGEGEKEKHGKSKKHRKDGEHKKGGKHKEKHADKDKHEDGDKGEKH; this is encoded by the coding sequence ATGACCAGAACAGTAGCTTCGTTGACGGCTGCCGCCGTGTTGTACGCCTTTACCGGTGCCTTGGCCCAAGCGCCTGAAGCGGTTCCAGCTCCGGCAGCTCCGGCGCCTGCAGTCTCGGCTCCGGCAGCCGCTCCTGCTCCAGCGATGGAAGCGCCCAAGGGCGAGGGAGAGAAAGAGAAGCATGGCAAGAGCAAAAAGCACCGGAAAGATGGCGAGCATAAGAAGGGTGGAAAGCACAAAGAGAAGCACGCCGACAAGGACAAGCACGAAGATGGCGACAAGGGCGAGAAGCACTAA